From the Lathyrus oleraceus cultivar Zhongwan6 chromosome 4, CAAS_Psat_ZW6_1.0, whole genome shotgun sequence genome, one window contains:
- the LOC127136321 gene encoding F-box/kelch-repeat protein At3g06240 encodes MDWNMNKHKHVSVVAGTNEKVKLRKELHIHDDVAISILLKLCIKSLRRFECVCKSWSLLLDNPNFMTLYRNVFLTKEHPYYDHTSLLLHGMFTPSKAFELYSVAGDRFENKVKLEWPRVKYDQPISVYTLLKQNEYNCVPNFNILGSCSVNGILCLIPPFRPKTVVLWNPSINDFKVISPSFVNDNHSFHMHRGFGYDRHTDDYKVIYEVMCYRQIFGMKDLWKIYSLRTNSWRILDLNMHHKFMDVQQLYMDGLSHWMCKSETHDGTYLLSFDWSNEVFITTSVPSDIDDNFVPSVRKHFMLLKGSIALILNFEEKATFHISVLGEVSVKESWTKMFIIGPIPCLMYPIGEGKKGDMMFVKEDGGLVLFNLNTQAIEEGLGIKTNRLFHCTILIHRENLIPFEGKGI; translated from the coding sequence ATGGATTGGAACATGAACAAGCACAAGCACGTGAGTGTGGTTGCAGGGACGAATGAAAAGGTAAAGTTAAGAAAAGAATTACACATACACGATGATGTTGCAATTTCCATTCTATTAAAATTGTGTATTAAATCTTTGAGGAGATTTGAATGTGTTTGCAAATCATGGTCCCTCTTGTTAGATAATCCTAATTTCATGACTTTGTACCGCAATGTTTTCTTAACAAAGGAACATCCTTATTATGATCATACATCTCTTCTTCTACATGGGATGTTTACTCCTTCGAAAGCATTTGAATTGTATTCTGTTGCTGGGGATAGGTTTGAGAATAAGGTCAAGTTAGAGTGGCCAAGGGTGAAATATGATCAACCAATATCTGTATATACTCTTTTAAAACAAAATGAGTATAATTGTGTTCCTAATTTTAACATTTTAGGTTCATGTAGTGTTAATGGGATCCTTTGTCTAATCCCGCCATTCCGACCGAAAACAGTTGTACTGTGGAATCCATCTATTAATGACTTTAAGGTTATTTCCCCTAGTTTTGTTAATGATAATCATTCTTTTCATATGCATCGTGGGTTTGGTTATGACCGTCACACAGACGATTATAAAGTGATTTATGAAGTGATGTGTTATAGACAAATATTTGGTATGAAAGATCTTTGGAAGATATATAGTCTAAGAACCAACTCTTGGAGAATACTCGATCTTAATATGCATCACAAGTTTATGGATGTACAACAATTGTACATGGATGGACTCTCTCATTGGATGTGCAAAAGTGAAACACATGACGGAACATATCTGCTGTCATTTGACTGGAGCAATGAAGTTTTCATTACGACATCGGTACCCTCAGACATTGATGACAACTTTGTGCCATCAGTAAGGAAACACTTCATGTTATTGAAGGGCTCTATTGCTTTGATATTAAATTTCGAAGAGAAGGCTACATTTCACATTTCAGTTTTGGGAGAAGTTAGTGTAAAGGAATCATGGACTAAAATGTTTATTATAGGGCCCATCCCTTGCCTTATGTATCCTATTGGAGAGGGAAAGAAGGGTGATATGATGTTCGTTAAAGAAGATGGTGGACTGGTTTTGTTCAACTTAAATACCCAAGCGATTGAGGAGGGCCTTGGTATTAAAACAAATAGATTATTTCATTGTACGATACTAATTCATAGAGAAAACCTTATTCCGTTTGAAGGAAAGGGTATTTAA